One segment of Mycolicibacterium sp. YH-1 DNA contains the following:
- the rimI gene encoding ribosomal protein S18-alanine N-acetyltransferase: protein MTVVYDALAVRDADRCAELEAQLFPGDDPWPAVAFLRELDSQHNHYVAARVDGVLVGYAGITRLGRKPPYEFEIHTIGVDSAFQGRGIGRHMLDQLLAIAADDAVFLEVRTDNDAAIALYESTGFVRVGIRKRYYRVSGADAYTMRRPAKEEVAR, encoded by the coding sequence ATGACCGTCGTCTACGACGCGCTGGCGGTCCGCGACGCCGACCGGTGCGCCGAACTCGAGGCCCAACTGTTCCCCGGCGACGACCCGTGGCCCGCCGTGGCGTTCCTGCGCGAACTGGACTCCCAGCACAACCACTATGTCGCGGCACGGGTCGACGGTGTTCTGGTCGGCTATGCCGGAATCACCCGGTTGGGCCGGAAACCGCCGTACGAGTTCGAGATTCACACCATCGGCGTCGACAGTGCGTTCCAGGGCCGCGGAATCGGGCGTCACATGCTCGACCAGTTGCTCGCCATCGCGGCGGATGACGCCGTGTTCTTGGAGGTCCGTACCGACAACGACGCGGCGATCGCGCTGTATGAGAGCACGGGTTTCGTCCGGGTCGGCATCCGCAAGCGGTACTACCGTGTCAGCGGGGCTGACGCCTACACGATGCGCAGGCCTGCCAAGGAGGAAGTGGCGCGATGA
- the tsaB gene encoding tRNA (adenosine(37)-N6)-threonylcarbamoyltransferase complex dimerization subunit type 1 TsaB, translated as MTGLVLAIDTATPAVTAGVIRRADSVEVLAEHVTLDPRAHAERITPNVLASLADAGVAMADLTAVVVGCGPGPFTGLRVGMATAAAYGHALDIPVYGVCSLDAIGVDTAGEALVVTDARRREVYWARYRDSVRIDGPAVAAPADVPVDADAVAGSPEHAALFDLPRLAPVYPTASGLVRAVDWSVAPAPLVPLYLRRPDATPPGERRR; from the coding sequence GTGACGGGTCTTGTACTGGCGATCGACACCGCGACACCCGCCGTCACCGCTGGGGTGATCCGGCGTGCGGACTCCGTGGAGGTGCTCGCCGAGCATGTCACGCTCGACCCCCGCGCACACGCCGAGCGGATAACGCCGAATGTGTTGGCCTCCTTGGCCGATGCGGGAGTCGCGATGGCGGACCTCACCGCGGTCGTGGTCGGATGCGGCCCCGGCCCCTTCACCGGGCTGCGGGTCGGCATGGCGACCGCGGCCGCCTACGGTCATGCCCTCGACATCCCCGTGTACGGCGTGTGCAGCCTCGATGCCATCGGGGTGGACACCGCCGGTGAGGCCCTTGTGGTCACCGACGCCCGACGTCGCGAGGTCTACTGGGCGCGTTACCGCGACAGCGTCAGGATCGACGGTCCGGCGGTGGCCGCGCCCGCCGACGTCCCCGTCGATGCGGATGCGGTGGCGGGCTCACCCGAGCACGCCGCGCTTTTCGACCTGCCGAGGCTCGCCCCGGTGTATCCGACGGCGTCGGGTCTGGTTCGCGCCGTGGACTGGTCGGTCGCGCCCGCACCGCTGGTGCCGCTTTATCTGCGCCGCCCGGATGCCACGCCACCCGGCGAGCGACGACGATGA
- the tsaE gene encoding tRNA (adenosine(37)-N6)-threonylcarbamoyltransferase complex ATPase subunit type 1 TsaE, with protein sequence MADGSSGTAELATAEDTIALGARLGADLRAGDVVVLSGPLGAGKTVLAKGIAQAMDVDGPVTSPTYVLARVHPARQEGRPAMVHVDVYRLLDPGHSAAGADLLAELDSLDLDTDLEDAVVVVEWGEGLAERLSERHLDIRLERASDTEVRTVMWQWSRP encoded by the coding sequence ATGGCTGACGGGTCGTCGGGAACAGCGGAACTGGCCACCGCGGAGGACACCATCGCACTGGGCGCGCGACTGGGCGCGGACCTGCGGGCCGGTGACGTCGTGGTGCTCTCCGGACCGCTCGGTGCGGGAAAGACGGTACTGGCCAAGGGGATTGCGCAGGCGATGGATGTCGACGGTCCGGTCACGTCGCCGACCTATGTGTTGGCGCGCGTGCACCCGGCGCGCCAGGAGGGGCGGCCAGCCATGGTGCACGTGGACGTGTATCGACTGCTCGACCCCGGCCACTCGGCCGCCGGCGCGGACCTGCTGGCCGAACTGGACTCGCTGGACCTGGACACCGATCTCGAGGATGCCGTCGTGGTTGTGGAGTGGGGTGAGGGTCTGGCCGAACGACTCTCGGAACGTCACCTGGACATCCGGCTCGAGCGTGCCAGTGACACCGAGGTGCGCACGGTCATGTGGCAGTGGAGCCGGCCGTGA
- a CDS encoding alpha/beta fold hydrolase translates to MSDEEPEAPNERARKGHWLAGAAGLSAVGGAAGLSVARSLTRRFSEFDPHDAEDFELLDADRSYVVTTADGVPLAVREVGPESAPLTVVFAHGFCLRMGAFYFQRARLTEQWGDQVRMVFYDQRGHGQSGNASPDTFTVPQLGQDLEAVLAVMAPRGPVVLVGHSMGGMTVLSHARQFPQRYKTRIVGAALISTAAEGVARSPLGEILRNPALETARFAVRYAPKFVHRGRGAARKLIGPVLRAASYGDEKISPSVVAFSERMMHDTPIATLVGFLHALEVHDETDGLKVLAKIPTLIVCGERDLLTPMEYSEAMAIALPKSELVIIGGAGHLVQLEQPEIVDDALVRLVERATPSKLVAITRRLRDRVRSHG, encoded by the coding sequence TTGAGCGACGAAGAACCCGAGGCGCCGAATGAGAGGGCGCGCAAGGGACACTGGCTGGCCGGCGCGGCGGGACTCTCCGCCGTGGGCGGCGCGGCGGGACTCAGCGTCGCGCGCTCACTGACCCGACGGTTCAGCGAATTCGACCCGCATGACGCTGAGGACTTCGAACTCCTCGACGCCGACCGCAGCTATGTCGTCACGACCGCCGACGGCGTTCCTCTTGCGGTGCGCGAGGTCGGACCCGAGAGCGCACCGCTGACGGTCGTGTTCGCGCACGGTTTCTGTCTCCGTATGGGGGCCTTCTACTTTCAGCGAGCACGGCTCACCGAGCAATGGGGTGACCAGGTTCGGATGGTGTTCTACGACCAACGCGGGCACGGCCAGTCCGGGAACGCGTCTCCCGACACGTTCACGGTTCCGCAGCTGGGCCAGGACCTGGAGGCGGTCCTGGCGGTGATGGCGCCGCGCGGGCCCGTGGTCCTGGTCGGGCACTCGATGGGCGGCATGACGGTGCTGTCGCACGCCAGGCAGTTCCCGCAGCGCTACAAGACTCGGATCGTCGGTGCCGCGCTGATCTCCACCGCCGCAGAAGGTGTCGCGCGGTCACCGCTGGGCGAGATCCTGCGCAATCCCGCGCTGGAGACCGCGAGGTTCGCCGTGCGGTACGCGCCGAAGTTCGTGCACCGTGGTCGCGGGGCGGCGCGCAAGCTCATCGGACCGGTGTTGCGTGCCGCGTCGTACGGCGACGAGAAGATCAGCCCGAGCGTCGTCGCGTTCTCCGAACGGATGATGCACGACACGCCGATTGCCACCCTGGTCGGTTTCCTGCATGCACTCGAGGTGCACGACGAGACCGACGGGCTGAAGGTGCTTGCCAAGATCCCCACATTGATCGTGTGCGGTGAGCGCGACCTGCTGACGCCGATGGAGTACTCCGAGGCCATGGCGATCGCCCTGCCCAAGTCCGAACTCGTGATCATCGGGGGCGCAGGGCATCTCGTTCAACTCGAACAGCCCGAGATTGTGGACGACGCGTTGGTCCGGCTGGTCGAGCGCGCCACACCGTCCAAGTTGGTGGCCATCACCCGGCGACTGCGGGATCGAGTGCGCAGCCATGGCTGA
- the alr gene encoding alanine racemase: MQTTELTTSTTANAAATAVVDLDAIAHNITVLRERAGSAQVMAVVKADGYGHGATEVARAALAAGAAELGVATTDEALALRRDGVSAPLLAWLHAPGVDFGPALQADVQVAVSSRRQLADVLDAVERTGRTATVTVKVDTGLSRNGAARAEFATMLPDLARARAADAIRVRGLMSHLACGDDPANPMNGTQAQRLSEMREQAGAAGVSFEVAHLANSPAIMTRPDLAFDLVRPGIAVYGQSPIPERGDMGLIPAMTLTCTVAMVRQIKAGDGVSYGHTWIADRDTTVALLPIGYADGVFRTLGGRIDVLINGRRRRNVGRICMDQFVVDLGPGPVDVVEGDCAVLFGPGREGEPTAQDWADLLGTINYEVVTSPRWRVQRVYTGAGRNR, from the coding sequence ATGCAGACGACTGAGCTCACGACATCGACAACCGCCAATGCCGCCGCGACTGCGGTGGTGGACCTCGACGCGATCGCGCACAACATCACGGTGCTGCGCGAACGCGCCGGATCCGCCCAGGTGATGGCGGTGGTGAAAGCGGATGGATATGGGCACGGTGCCACCGAGGTGGCCCGTGCCGCGCTCGCGGCCGGCGCCGCCGAACTCGGCGTGGCCACCACCGACGAGGCCCTGGCGCTGCGACGCGATGGCGTGAGCGCCCCGCTGCTGGCGTGGTTGCACGCGCCGGGCGTCGACTTCGGCCCCGCGCTGCAGGCCGATGTGCAGGTGGCGGTGTCGTCGCGGCGCCAACTCGCCGACGTGCTCGACGCCGTCGAACGCACCGGCCGTACCGCGACGGTGACGGTCAAGGTGGACACCGGCCTGAGCCGCAACGGCGCGGCTCGGGCGGAGTTCGCCACGATGCTGCCCGACCTGGCCCGGGCCCGCGCCGCAGACGCCATCAGGGTGCGGGGGCTCATGTCGCACCTGGCCTGTGGTGACGACCCGGCCAACCCGATGAACGGCACCCAGGCTCAGCGGCTGTCAGAGATGCGCGAGCAGGCGGGTGCGGCCGGCGTGTCGTTCGAGGTCGCGCACCTGGCGAACTCGCCGGCCATCATGACGCGGCCCGACCTGGCGTTCGACCTGGTTCGTCCCGGCATCGCGGTCTACGGGCAGTCGCCCATCCCGGAGCGCGGGGACATGGGGTTGATCCCCGCGATGACGCTGACGTGCACGGTGGCCATGGTCCGCCAGATCAAGGCGGGTGACGGGGTGTCCTACGGGCACACCTGGATCGCCGACCGCGACACCACGGTGGCGCTGCTGCCGATCGGTTACGCCGACGGTGTGTTCCGGACCCTGGGCGGACGTATCGACGTACTGATCAATGGTCGGCGCCGCCGCAACGTCGGGCGGATCTGCATGGACCAGTTCGTCGTTGACCTGGGGCCAGGACCCGTCGACGTCGTGGAGGGTGACTGCGCAGTGTTGTTCGGTCCCGGTCGCGAAGGCGAGCCGACCGCACAGGATTGGGCCGATCTGCTCGGCACCATCAACTACGAGGTCGTCACCAGCCCGCGGTGGCGGGTTCAACGGGTCTATACCGGGGCCGGTCGAAACCGTTGA
- a CDS encoding glutamate decarboxylase: MTHRHHRSPSVSPAYTGRLSVAPIPSLRLPDDAMDPQAAYRFIHDELMLDGSSRLNLATFVTTWMDPEAEKLMAETFDKNMIDKDEYPATAAIEARCVSIVADLFHAEDLLNDDPSSATGVSTIGSSEAVMLGGLAMSWRWRQKVGKDWRKRTPNLVLGSNVQVVWEKFCRYFDVEPRYLPVEEGRYVITPEQVLAAVDEDTIGVVAILGTTYTGELEPIAEICAALDKLAADGGVDVPVHVDAASGGFVVPFLHPDLMWDFRLPRVVSINVSGHKYGLTYPGIGFVVWRSREHLPEELVFRVNYLGGDMPTFTLNFSRPGNQVVGQYYNFLRLGRAGYSQIMHCLSDTARWLGDQLRDSEHFEVITDGSAIPVISFRLTGKREYTEFDVSHALRAFGWQVPAYTMPDNATNVTVLRVVVREGFSADLARSLRDDIITVLKGLDELKPKGLYDEVQPFAH; encoded by the coding sequence ATGACACACAGGCACCACCGGTCCCCCTCGGTTTCACCGGCCTACACCGGACGCCTCTCCGTCGCGCCGATTCCATCGCTGCGGCTGCCCGACGATGCGATGGACCCGCAGGCGGCGTATCGGTTCATCCACGACGAGCTGATGCTCGACGGCAGCTCGCGGCTCAATCTGGCCACCTTCGTCACGACGTGGATGGACCCCGAGGCCGAGAAGCTCATGGCCGAGACGTTCGACAAGAACATGATCGACAAGGACGAGTACCCGGCGACCGCGGCGATCGAGGCTCGCTGCGTGTCCATCGTGGCCGACCTGTTCCATGCCGAGGACCTGCTCAACGACGACCCCAGCAGCGCCACCGGCGTGTCGACCATCGGCTCCAGCGAGGCCGTGATGCTCGGTGGCCTCGCGATGAGCTGGCGGTGGCGCCAGAAGGTTGGCAAGGATTGGCGCAAGCGCACGCCCAACCTGGTCCTCGGGTCCAACGTTCAGGTGGTGTGGGAGAAGTTCTGCCGATACTTCGACGTCGAGCCGCGCTACCTGCCCGTGGAGGAGGGGCGCTACGTCATAACCCCCGAGCAGGTGCTGGCCGCGGTCGACGAGGACACCATCGGCGTGGTGGCGATCCTGGGCACCACCTATACCGGCGAACTCGAGCCGATCGCCGAGATCTGCGCGGCCCTGGACAAGCTCGCGGCCGACGGCGGCGTGGACGTACCCGTGCACGTCGACGCGGCCAGTGGTGGCTTCGTGGTGCCATTCCTGCACCCCGACCTCATGTGGGACTTTCGGTTGCCGCGGGTGGTGTCGATCAACGTCAGCGGCCACAAGTACGGCCTGACCTACCCGGGTATCGGCTTTGTGGTGTGGCGCAGCCGCGAACATCTGCCGGAGGAGCTGGTGTTCCGGGTGAACTACCTGGGTGGGGATATGCCGACGTTCACGCTGAACTTCTCCCGGCCGGGAAACCAGGTCGTCGGCCAGTACTACAACTTCCTGCGCCTGGGCCGCGCCGGATACTCGCAGATCATGCACTGCCTGTCCGACACCGCACGGTGGCTCGGTGACCAGCTGCGCGACAGTGAGCACTTCGAGGTCATCACGGATGGGTCGGCGATCCCGGTCATCAGCTTCCGGCTCACCGGCAAACGCGAATACACCGAGTTCGACGTGTCGCATGCGCTGCGCGCGTTCGGTTGGCAGGTGCCCGCCTACACGATGCCCGACAATGCGACCAACGTCACGGTGTTGCGCGTGGTGGTCCGGGAGGGCTTCTCCGCCGACCTCGCCAGGTCCCTGCGCGACGACATCATCACCGTGCTCAAGGGCCTCGACGAACTCAAGCCGAAGGGGCTGTACGACGAGGTGCAGCCCTTCGCCCACTAG
- a CDS encoding bifunctional ADP-dependent NAD(P)H-hydrate dehydratase/NAD(P)H-hydrate epimerase, whose protein sequence is MRHYYTADAIRDAEAPLLSSLPDGALMRRAAYGLAAAIARELGTVTGATVCAVVGSGDNGGDALWAATFLRRRGAAATALLLNPERTHAKALAAFRWAGGRLVETVPESTDLVIDGVVGISGSGPLRPNAAEVFAGVDAAGVPVVAVDIPSGLDVDTGAAAGPHVHAALTVTFGGLKPVHALGECGRVKLIDIGLDLPATSVASMEAADVAARWPIPRATDDKYTQGVTGVLAGSATYPGAAILCAGAAVAATSGMVRYAGSAAAEVVSHWPEVVAAPSPSAAGRVQSWVVGPGLGTDEAGATALWFALGTDLPVLVDADALTILAAHPDLVAGRTAPTVLTPHAGEFARLAGHPPGDDRVAATRRLADSLGVTVLLKGNVTIIAEAGAQSRSTGTTYLNPAGQSWAATAGSGDVLSGVIGALLAAGLPAGEAAAMGAFVHARAAGLAAADPGPSPAPTSASRILDHIRSSIANL, encoded by the coding sequence ATGCGGCACTACTACACCGCGGACGCGATCCGTGACGCCGAGGCGCCGTTGTTGTCCAGCCTTCCCGACGGCGCGTTGATGCGCCGCGCCGCATACGGACTGGCCGCCGCGATAGCCCGCGAACTCGGCACCGTCACGGGTGCCACGGTGTGCGCCGTGGTGGGCTCCGGCGACAACGGTGGCGATGCGCTGTGGGCGGCGACGTTCCTGCGTAGGCGGGGCGCGGCCGCGACGGCACTGCTGCTCAACCCCGAACGCACACATGCCAAGGCGCTGGCCGCATTCCGCTGGGCGGGTGGTCGCCTGGTTGAAACCGTGCCAGAGTCAACCGATCTGGTGATTGATGGCGTCGTCGGCATATCCGGCAGCGGGCCGCTGCGCCCGAACGCTGCCGAGGTGTTCGCCGGAGTCGACGCCGCGGGTGTTCCCGTCGTCGCCGTGGACATCCCCAGTGGGCTCGACGTGGACACCGGTGCCGCCGCAGGACCGCACGTCCACGCGGCGCTCACCGTGACGTTCGGGGGACTGAAACCCGTTCACGCCCTTGGCGAGTGCGGGCGTGTCAAACTGATCGACATCGGCCTCGACCTGCCGGCCACCAGCGTGGCGAGCATGGAGGCCGCCGATGTCGCCGCCCGCTGGCCGATACCGCGTGCCACCGACGACAAGTACACCCAGGGTGTCACCGGTGTGCTCGCCGGATCAGCGACCTACCCCGGCGCGGCCATCCTGTGTGCCGGGGCCGCGGTGGCCGCCACGTCCGGCATGGTCCGTTACGCGGGCAGTGCCGCCGCCGAGGTCGTGTCGCACTGGCCGGAGGTCGTCGCCGCGCCGAGCCCCAGTGCCGCGGGACGCGTCCAGTCCTGGGTCGTGGGACCCGGTCTGGGGACCGACGAGGCGGGCGCGACGGCGCTGTGGTTCGCATTGGGCACCGACCTTCCAGTCCTCGTCGACGCGGATGCGCTGACGATCCTCGCCGCGCACCCCGACCTCGTCGCGGGCCGCACTGCGCCGACGGTGCTGACCCCGCACGCCGGCGAGTTCGCCAGGCTCGCTGGTCATCCGCCCGGCGATGACCGCGTGGCGGCAACCCGCCGACTGGCCGACTCCCTCGGCGTCACGGTGCTGCTCAAGGGCAACGTCACGATCATCGCGGAGGCGGGTGCGCAGTCCCGTTCGACGGGCACCACCTACCTCAACCCGGCAGGCCAGTCCTGGGCCGCCACCGCGGGATCCGGCGACGTGCTGTCGGGTGTCATCGGAGCGCTGCTCGCTGCAGGCCTGCCCGCCGGTGAGGCGGCCGCGATGGGTGCGTTCGTGCACGCGCGGGCGGCGGGGCTCGCCGCCGCCGACCCGGGACCCTCGCCTGCGCCCACATCGGCTTCCAGAATCCTCGACCACATTCGCTCATCTATCGCCAACCTCTAG
- a CDS encoding nuclear transport factor 2 family protein: MTNTPTDPVLLKELLALENDGWKALCEGTAAQYYGEMMSADALMVLANGATMNRSEVSAALAQAPPWLRHEIADTRVIDIDPGTAALVYTGRAWREGSDEPFVGAMSSVYHRTETGWQLALYQQTAVTPGGGTPPRH; this comes from the coding sequence ATGACGAATACCCCCACCGATCCGGTTCTCCTCAAGGAACTGCTCGCGCTCGAAAACGACGGATGGAAGGCGCTGTGCGAAGGCACCGCTGCGCAGTACTACGGCGAGATGATGTCCGCCGATGCGCTGATGGTGCTGGCCAACGGCGCCACGATGAATCGCTCCGAGGTGAGCGCCGCACTCGCGCAGGCGCCGCCGTGGCTGCGGCACGAGATCGCCGATACCCGGGTGATCGACATCGACCCCGGCACCGCGGCTCTGGTCTACACGGGCCGAGCCTGGCGCGAGGGTTCCGACGAACCGTTCGTCGGGGCGATGTCGTCGGTCTATCACCGCACTGAGACCGGCTGGCAGCTTGCGCTGTATCAGCAGACTGCCGTCACTCCGGGCGGTGGCACACCGCCTCGACATTGA
- a CDS encoding MarR family winged helix-turn-helix transcriptional regulator: MSQQSSARQRASGELIEALAGWQVLVAQFNDLVARNIGVSPAETQCMYILERFGPSTPGELARRVNLSTGATTRMLDRLQNAGYITRTPDPHDRRKVVIEPAGDGVARIAALYGPLNEDLVRLLDDFDLPQLGQLTQFARSAEDVTSEHIRRI; this comes from the coding sequence ATGTCGCAGCAGTCGTCCGCACGACAGCGCGCATCCGGCGAACTGATCGAGGCGCTGGCCGGATGGCAGGTGCTGGTGGCCCAGTTCAATGACCTCGTCGCACGCAACATCGGGGTCAGCCCGGCCGAGACCCAGTGCATGTACATTCTCGAGCGGTTCGGCCCGTCGACTCCGGGGGAGCTCGCGCGCCGCGTGAACCTGAGCACCGGCGCCACCACCCGCATGCTCGACCGCCTGCAGAACGCCGGCTACATCACCCGGACGCCGGACCCGCACGATCGACGCAAGGTCGTCATCGAGCCGGCCGGTGATGGCGTCGCACGAATCGCCGCACTGTACGGCCCGCTCAACGAGGACCTCGTCAGGCTTCTCGACGACTTCGACCTGCCCCAGCTCGGACAGCTCACCCAGTTCGCGAGGTCGGCGGAAGACGTTACGTCAGAACATATTCGGAGAATCTAG
- a CDS encoding alpha/beta fold hydrolase, producing MGDVGRFRSEVARAHFLDVYRECLAALPSYAESFDVPTAFGEVRVYRFGGLSGGRPVVLLPGRNASTPMWAANLPALLRHRTVFTVDLLGEPGLSVQQRPLTGAEDQARWMGDVVAGLGLDSAHLMGVSFGGWTACNYAIRQPGRVASLALLDPVMTFARIPIRTMLAVAPMGLPGVPESLRRRVLRWISGGADVDDSVPEARLIAAGTADFVLSQPMPTLFTDDQLRTLDVPVLALIAGRSVIHDAEVATTRARNLLPHGEIELWAEASHAISGECADEIDGRVRRFWDKVDDLDGLDSPNMF from the coding sequence GTGGGCGATGTCGGGCGCTTCCGTAGCGAGGTCGCCCGCGCGCACTTCCTCGACGTCTACCGCGAGTGCCTCGCGGCGTTGCCGTCGTACGCCGAGTCATTTGACGTACCAACCGCTTTCGGCGAGGTTCGGGTCTACCGCTTTGGCGGACTCTCGGGCGGTCGGCCGGTGGTTCTGCTGCCCGGACGTAACGCGTCCACTCCCATGTGGGCTGCGAATCTTCCCGCGTTGTTGCGTCACCGGACGGTGTTCACCGTCGACCTCCTGGGTGAGCCCGGGCTGTCGGTGCAGCAGCGGCCGCTCACCGGGGCCGAGGACCAGGCGCGCTGGATGGGTGACGTCGTTGCCGGGCTCGGGCTGGATTCGGCTCATCTGATGGGTGTGTCGTTCGGCGGCTGGACGGCGTGCAACTACGCGATCCGGCAGCCGGGACGGGTGGCGTCACTTGCGCTGCTGGACCCCGTCATGACGTTCGCGCGCATCCCCATCCGCACAATGCTGGCAGTGGCGCCGATGGGCCTGCCCGGTGTGCCGGAGTCGTTGCGGCGCAGAGTGCTTCGCTGGATATCGGGTGGGGCCGACGTCGACGACTCGGTTCCCGAGGCGCGGCTCATTGCCGCGGGCACGGCCGACTTCGTCCTGAGTCAGCCCATGCCGACACTCTTCACCGACGATCAGCTGCGGACGCTGGATGTCCCCGTCCTCGCGTTGATCGCGGGCCGCAGCGTGATCCACGACGCCGAGGTCGCCACCACCCGCGCGCGGAATCTGCTGCCGCACGGTGAGATCGAGCTGTGGGCCGAGGCGTCACACGCGATCTCCGGCGAGTGTGCCGACGAGATCGATGGGCGCGTGCGCAGGTTCTGGGACAAGGTCGACGATCTGGACGGTCTAGATTCTCCGAATATGTTCTGA